From a region of the Thermomicrobium roseum DSM 5159 genome:
- a CDS encoding D-cysteine desulfhydrase family protein: MRLAALPRFPLAQLPTPLEEATRLSHALGGVRILVKRDDLTGLALGGNKTRKLEYLIGDALAQGASLVLTEGPAQSNHCRQTAAAAARAGLRCVLVLNSPDPAPPLQGNLLLDHLFGAEVHLVRHRDERHAELEHLANLFAARGDRPYVIPTGGSTPVGAAAYVRAALELAAQLVERGVMATRVYLATSTSGGTHAGMVLGASLLGQPFEVIGVAVEDEAEAIRQRVAALAEATAELLGLERRFPPEAIIVDDRWVGPGYGVPSEETLEAIVLAARTEGLVLDPVYTGKAMAALIGQIRRGEIASGETVVFLHTGGAPALFAQAERLAAVVASQRPVVEP, from the coding sequence ATGCGATTGGCTGCATTGCCGCGCTTTCCCCTGGCCCAGCTGCCGACGCCGCTCGAGGAGGCGACCCGGCTGAGCCACGCCCTGGGCGGTGTCCGGATCCTGGTCAAACGAGACGATCTCACCGGGCTGGCACTGGGAGGGAACAAGACGCGCAAGCTGGAATACCTCATCGGCGATGCCCTGGCCCAGGGAGCCTCGCTGGTGCTCACCGAGGGGCCAGCGCAATCGAACCACTGCCGCCAGACAGCCGCCGCAGCGGCACGAGCTGGACTGCGCTGCGTGCTCGTCCTGAATTCACCCGATCCTGCTCCACCACTGCAGGGTAATCTCCTGCTCGATCATCTCTTCGGTGCCGAGGTGCACCTCGTCCGTCATCGGGACGAGCGGCACGCCGAACTCGAGCACTTGGCGAACCTTTTCGCGGCGCGTGGCGACCGCCCTTATGTCATCCCAACCGGTGGTTCGACGCCGGTCGGCGCAGCTGCTTACGTGCGGGCAGCACTGGAGCTGGCTGCTCAGCTGGTCGAACGCGGAGTGATGGCGACGCGCGTGTACCTCGCGACGTCGACCTCGGGTGGGACACACGCTGGGATGGTCCTCGGCGCTTCGCTGCTCGGCCAGCCGTTCGAGGTCATCGGTGTGGCCGTCGAGGACGAGGCCGAGGCGATTCGGCAGCGCGTGGCAGCGCTGGCCGAAGCGACCGCTGAGCTACTCGGCCTGGAACGACGGTTTCCTCCGGAAGCGATCATCGTCGATGACCGATGGGTCGGGCCGGGATACGGTGTGCCCAGTGAGGAGACGCTGGAAGCGATCGTGCTGGCTGCCCGAACGGAAGGGCTCGTGCTCGATCCGGTGTACACTGGCAAGGCGATGGCCGCACTGATCGGACAGATCCGCCGCGGGGAGATCGCTTCGGGGGAGACGGTCGTCTTCCTGCATACCGGCGGTGCGCCTGCTCTTTTTGCCCAGGCGGAGCGATTGGCCGCTGTCGTGGCGAGCCAGCGACCAGTGGTGGAACCGTGA
- the hslU gene encoding ATP-dependent protease ATPase subunit HslU: MSTRMMTSVRPERGTLPLTPAEIVAELDRYIVGQEEAKRAVAIAIRNRWRWQQLPAEVRRDIVPKNILMIGPTGVGKTEIARRVAQLVDAPFVKVEATKFTEVGYVGRDVESIVRELVEVSISSLHGERLEAVREEASRAALQRLVDILVEQRERRRAKRQGSEAEAEPEEEAPEERRKRERRMARERRRLLDLLSRDGLEDETIELDLESEFDLFVTPYAENGGVDLDEFQETVADLLETLQARRRTRRVSVREARRILTQQEAQRLVDFDAVVEAAIKRAEESGIVFIDEIDKLITKDGEYGPDVSGEGVQRDLLPIVEGSVVMTRYGPVRTDHILFIAAGAFHNASPSDLIPELQGRFPIRVELQRLTEDDLYRILTVPENALTWQYRELLSVEGVELVFTEDGLREVARLAALVNSRAEDIGARRLATIMEKVIEEISFRAPELAGQTVCIDADYVRQRVGTIVADEDLSKFIL; encoded by the coding sequence ATGAGCACACGCATGATGACGAGCGTCCGTCCTGAACGCGGTACCCTGCCCCTGACTCCGGCCGAGATCGTCGCTGAGCTCGATCGGTACATCGTCGGGCAAGAGGAGGCCAAGCGGGCCGTCGCGATCGCGATCCGCAACCGCTGGCGTTGGCAGCAACTGCCTGCGGAAGTCCGACGCGACATCGTCCCGAAGAACATCTTGATGATCGGCCCGACCGGCGTCGGGAAGACGGAAATCGCCCGACGCGTCGCACAACTCGTCGATGCACCCTTCGTGAAGGTCGAGGCGACCAAGTTCACCGAGGTCGGCTATGTCGGCCGCGATGTCGAGTCGATCGTGCGCGAACTGGTCGAAGTGAGCATCAGCTCGTTGCATGGCGAGCGACTCGAGGCGGTCCGCGAGGAAGCGTCCCGCGCCGCATTGCAGCGGCTGGTGGATATCCTGGTCGAGCAGCGCGAGCGCCGGCGGGCCAAGCGACAGGGGTCGGAAGCGGAGGCCGAGCCGGAAGAAGAGGCGCCGGAGGAGCGACGGAAGCGCGAGCGCCGGATGGCGCGCGAGCGGCGTCGCTTGCTCGACTTGCTCTCCCGCGACGGGCTGGAGGACGAAACGATCGAGCTCGATCTGGAGAGCGAGTTCGATCTCTTCGTCACACCGTACGCGGAGAACGGCGGTGTCGATCTTGACGAGTTCCAGGAAACGGTCGCCGATCTTTTGGAGACGCTCCAGGCACGCCGGCGAACGCGGCGCGTGTCCGTGCGCGAGGCCCGGCGCATCCTGACCCAGCAAGAAGCGCAGCGGCTGGTCGACTTCGATGCGGTGGTCGAAGCGGCGATCAAGCGAGCCGAGGAGAGCGGGATCGTCTTCATCGACGAGATCGACAAGTTGATCACCAAAGATGGAGAATACGGTCCCGATGTGTCCGGTGAGGGAGTGCAACGCGACCTCTTGCCGATCGTCGAGGGCTCGGTCGTGATGACGCGCTACGGACCGGTGCGCACCGATCACATCTTGTTCATCGCCGCCGGAGCATTCCACAACGCCAGCCCCTCCGATCTCATCCCGGAGCTGCAGGGGCGCTTTCCGATCCGCGTCGAGCTGCAACGCTTGACCGAAGACGATCTCTATCGCATCCTCACCGTGCCGGAGAATGCGCTGACTTGGCAGTACCGCGAACTCCTGAGCGTCGAGGGGGTCGAGCTGGTGTTCACCGAAGATGGCCTGCGCGAGGTGGCTCGGCTCGCGGCGTTGGTGAACAGCCGGGCGGAAGATATCGGAGCGCGGCGGCTGGCGACGATCATGGAAAAGGTCATCGAGGAGATCAGTTTCCGCGCGCCGGAACTCGCTGGGCAGACGGTTTGCATCGATGCCGACTACGTCCGCCAGCGCGTCGGAACCATCGTGGCGGATGAGGATCTCAGCAAGTTCATCCTGTGA
- a CDS encoding peptide ABC transporter substrate-binding protein, whose translation MGGRPILERALLLPLTRRRLLWLSCGSVLVACRRGEATPPPTATASAVTPLPSPTPPRRPVTPTPTATPVLISPTPSPRPTPTPVAARIFVRMRLDEPKSHDFNADAACGGEPELFAGLVRLAPDYSVQPDWATAWEVSADGTRYIFSLRSNRSGWSNGDPVRASDFVWSWQRMLDPAHPAPQASLLNLVGNGKAVREGRLSPEQLAVRALDDSTLEVELERPAGYFLWILGTPGFLPAHRPSVERWGARWTEAGRCVSNGPFYLASWEPGSGYTVNANPHYWNRPNLDSCTVTIARSTDPLLPFYRGQVDVAAVPQEELPRVSSEEALLERVERSILPETWFLVIQPDSAPLDDLELRRAVSRAIDRERLRQLLYGAVEPAQSLVPPGIPGSVRDDSVADAHRFVPLEAFRAWQRVRAGDPRPLRLTAPTECSPNEEAILQDVAMQLTSNLGVPVELVRLAAREWERAVEEGTFQLLWWRWPLPFPDAAAVYEWLLSSERRTLRGLRWRSDALDRLLVLARGETALTRRLGAYRQCERLAHEEFVLLPICHPVATYLVQPWVVTLPRTPTGELLDPERSFSRFLSAVTLSSRGS comes from the coding sequence GTGGGCGGACGACCGATCCTCGAGCGAGCCCTTTTGCTCCCCCTGACGCGCCGGCGACTGCTGTGGCTCTCCTGTGGGTCGGTCCTGGTCGCGTGCCGCCGGGGCGAGGCGACACCTCCGCCGACCGCGACCGCGAGCGCGGTGACACCGCTCCCCTCGCCGACACCACCGCGGCGACCGGTCACTCCCACGCCGACGGCCACACCAGTGCTGATCTCCCCGACGCCCAGTCCGCGGCCGACGCCGACACCAGTGGCTGCGCGGATCTTCGTGCGAATGCGTCTCGATGAGCCGAAAAGCCATGACTTCAATGCGGACGCCGCTTGCGGCGGGGAGCCAGAACTCTTCGCTGGCCTGGTTCGCCTGGCACCGGATTACAGCGTGCAACCGGACTGGGCAACCGCGTGGGAGGTCTCGGCGGACGGGACACGTTATATCTTCTCCCTGCGTTCCAACCGAAGTGGGTGGTCGAACGGCGACCCAGTGCGGGCGAGCGACTTCGTCTGGTCGTGGCAGCGCATGCTCGATCCGGCTCACCCAGCACCGCAGGCGTCACTCCTGAACCTCGTCGGCAACGGGAAGGCAGTCCGAGAGGGACGACTCTCGCCGGAACAGCTCGCGGTCCGCGCACTGGATGATTCGACGCTCGAAGTGGAACTCGAGCGTCCAGCCGGCTACTTCCTCTGGATCCTCGGGACACCGGGCTTCCTCCCAGCCCATCGGCCATCGGTCGAGCGATGGGGAGCGCGGTGGACCGAAGCGGGGCGTTGCGTCTCCAACGGCCCGTTTTACCTGGCGAGCTGGGAGCCGGGATCCGGCTATACCGTCAATGCGAACCCTCACTACTGGAACCGACCGAACCTGGACAGTTGTACGGTCACGATCGCGAGGTCGACCGATCCACTCCTCCCCTTCTACCGGGGGCAGGTCGACGTCGCAGCGGTGCCGCAGGAGGAGCTGCCTCGCGTGAGCAGCGAAGAAGCGCTCCTGGAGCGCGTGGAGCGGAGCATTCTGCCGGAGACCTGGTTTCTCGTCATCCAGCCGGACAGTGCCCCTCTGGATGACCTGGAGTTGCGTCGCGCCGTCAGTCGCGCAATCGATCGGGAACGGTTGCGTCAGCTCCTCTACGGTGCGGTCGAGCCAGCGCAGTCGCTCGTGCCGCCTGGAATTCCGGGGAGCGTGCGAGACGACAGCGTGGCTGATGCACATCGTTTCGTACCGCTCGAAGCCTTCCGCGCCTGGCAACGGGTTCGGGCGGGCGATCCGCGCCCGCTGCGCCTCACCGCACCGACCGAATGCTCCCCGAACGAGGAGGCGATCCTGCAGGATGTCGCGATGCAGCTCACCAGTAACCTGGGAGTGCCAGTCGAACTCGTCCGGTTAGCTGCTCGCGAGTGGGAACGGGCTGTCGAAGAGGGAACGTTCCAGCTTCTGTGGTGGCGGTGGCCGCTACCCTTCCCCGACGCCGCGGCTGTCTACGAATGGCTGTTGAGCAGCGAGCGGCGTACGCTGCGTGGACTGCGCTGGCGGAGCGACGCGCTGGATCGCTTGCTGGTGCTCGCTCGCGGGGAAACCGCACTCACCCGCCGGCTGGGCGCGTACCGGCAGTGCGAACGGCTCGCGCACGAGGAGTTCGTCCTGTTGCCGATCTGTCATCCCGTCGCGACGTATCTCGTGCAGCCCTGGGTCGTGACGCTTCCGCGCACGCCGACTGGGGAACTGCTCGACCCGGAGAGATCGTTCAGCCGCTTTCTGAGTGCCGTGACCCTGAGCAGCCGGGGCAGCTGA
- a CDS encoding glycosyltransferase family 2 protein, with amino-acid sequence MDEPRAIRRLSILIPVYNEARTIGEVLRRVRAVELPYERELVVVDDGSTDGTRDYLQEEASRSRDLVLILHPVNRGKGAAIRSALEAATGDVLIVQDADLEYDPRDYPRLLRPIAEGRAQVVYGSRFLGEHKAMYFWHWVGNRFLTFVANLLYDTTLTDMETGYKVFTAEVARQLRLRSDRWGFDPEITAQILRRGYRIYEVPISYNGREYWEGKKITWRDGLTVLATLLRYRFFDSTPR; translated from the coding sequence ATGGACGAACCCCGAGCGATCCGCCGGCTGTCGATCCTCATACCGGTCTACAACGAGGCACGGACGATCGGGGAAGTCCTCCGGCGCGTCCGCGCAGTCGAACTCCCGTACGAGCGCGAGCTCGTCGTCGTGGACGATGGCTCGACCGACGGCACGCGCGACTATCTGCAGGAGGAAGCGAGTCGCTCGCGCGATCTCGTCTTGATCCTGCACCCGGTCAATCGCGGGAAGGGTGCAGCGATCCGGTCAGCGCTCGAGGCAGCGACCGGAGACGTCCTCATCGTGCAAGATGCCGACCTGGAGTACGACCCGCGCGACTACCCGCGGCTCTTGCGCCCCATCGCCGAGGGACGGGCACAGGTCGTCTACGGCTCGCGCTTTTTGGGCGAGCACAAGGCGATGTACTTCTGGCACTGGGTCGGCAACCGCTTCCTCACGTTCGTCGCGAACCTGCTGTACGACACGACGCTGACCGACATGGAGACGGGCTATAAAGTCTTCACCGCCGAGGTCGCGCGTCAGTTGCGGCTGCGCAGCGACCGCTGGGGATTCGATCCCGAGATCACCGCTCAGATCCTCCGCCGCGGCTACCGGATCTATGAGGTACCCATCTCCTACAATGGCCGCGAATATTGGGAAGGAAAGAAGATCACCTGGCGTGACGGCCTGACGGTCCTGGCGACCTTGCTGCGGTACCGCTTCTTCGATTCAACTCCTCGGTAG
- a CDS encoding ROK family protein — MDAVLAVDFGATNLRAALVRRDGTLAFHRQTATGARDGVVAVVERIVRLVDEVAADAGVDRAIPVGVVAPGPLEPATGVVLFAPNLVGWQRVPLRRMLEERLGRRVVLGNDGNGAALGEALFGAAKGCRHLVHLMLGTGVGGGVIAHGQLIEGVRGLGTEVGHVPVDPTGPRCHCGGVGCVEAYIGGWALARDGEALRNSGRSERLRELAGDGPVTAAHVVEAARAGDAGARAILEQAARALAVGLAGLVNVFDPEMIVIGGGVARAGELLLDPLRRWLPVYAIHYIVEHTELRLSALGDDTGLYGAAARAFLASEHAGAEIRLP; from the coding sequence ATGGACGCTGTCCTCGCGGTCGACTTCGGAGCGACCAACCTGCGTGCCGCGCTCGTCCGGCGCGATGGCACGCTGGCTTTCCACCGCCAGACAGCGACCGGGGCGCGCGATGGAGTCGTCGCGGTCGTCGAACGGATCGTGCGGCTGGTCGACGAGGTCGCGGCGGATGCCGGCGTCGATCGTGCGATACCGGTCGGCGTCGTGGCACCCGGGCCACTCGAGCCAGCGACCGGTGTCGTGCTCTTCGCCCCCAACCTGGTCGGCTGGCAACGTGTCCCGCTCCGCCGGATGCTGGAAGAGCGACTCGGGCGCCGGGTGGTCCTGGGAAACGATGGCAACGGGGCAGCTCTGGGCGAGGCGCTCTTCGGTGCCGCCAAGGGGTGCCGGCACCTCGTGCATCTGATGCTAGGCACGGGCGTCGGGGGCGGCGTGATCGCCCATGGTCAGCTGATCGAAGGAGTGCGCGGGCTCGGGACGGAAGTCGGGCACGTGCCGGTCGATCCGACCGGTCCACGCTGCCATTGCGGCGGGGTGGGCTGCGTCGAGGCCTACATCGGCGGCTGGGCGCTAGCCCGCGACGGCGAGGCACTGCGCAACTCCGGGCGTTCCGAGCGTCTGCGGGAGCTGGCGGGGGATGGCCCGGTGACCGCTGCCCATGTGGTGGAAGCGGCGCGAGCCGGCGACGCAGGTGCACGGGCGATTCTGGAGCAGGCGGCCCGTGCACTGGCAGTCGGGTTGGCTGGGCTGGTCAACGTGTTCGACCCTGAAATGATCGTCATCGGTGGCGGCGTTGCTCGCGCCGGGGAACTCCTGCTCGACCCGTTGCGTCGTTGGTTGCCGGTCTACGCGATTCACTACATCGTGGAGCATACCGAGCTGCGGCTCTCGGCCCTCGGTGACGATACCGGGCTCTACGGTGCTGCTGCCCGCGCCTTCCTCGCTAGCGAGCATGCGGGAGCCGAGATCCGTTTGCCCTGA
- a CDS encoding aspartate aminotransferase family protein has translation MARRTLTIEEEYRAKHPTSQARYERALRDFPSGVTHDVRYQKPFPLYVERASGAHKWDVDGNELIDYTMGHGALLLGHAHPQIVEAVQVQIRRGTHYGAGHDLELEWAERIRELKPSCERVKFTASGTEATLLAMRLARAYTGREKILKFAGHFHGWQDYALPGEKPPFDAQPIPGVPRAVLESVVVAPVNDLDFVERRLAEGDIAAVILEPSGASWASIPLPEGFLHRLRAITERTGTLLIFDEVITGFRWSPGGVQGLLGIRPDLTTMAKIVAGGLPGGAVGGRADIMALLEFRDDPEWNRRRVAHPGTFNANPLSAAAGCACLQLVADPAVQRHADAMAARLRRGMNHVLVTHGIPGFVWGESSVFHIALGHTCTNQRGEDIRMPEGVSPIVLKTGMSPALATTLYQAMVNEGVDLFHGGGLLSVAHTPEDIDRTIEAFERAVLRMRDEGWFERST, from the coding sequence ATGGCCCGACGAACGCTGACGATCGAAGAAGAGTATCGCGCCAAGCACCCGACCTCGCAGGCGCGCTACGAACGTGCTTTGCGGGACTTTCCGAGCGGCGTCACCCACGACGTGCGGTACCAGAAACCGTTCCCCCTGTACGTCGAGCGGGCCAGTGGCGCACACAAGTGGGACGTCGATGGCAACGAGTTGATCGACTACACGATGGGCCATGGAGCCCTGCTCCTCGGTCATGCCCACCCGCAGATCGTCGAGGCAGTCCAGGTGCAGATCCGGCGCGGCACACACTATGGTGCCGGGCACGATCTCGAACTGGAATGGGCGGAACGAATCCGCGAGCTCAAGCCTTCCTGTGAGCGGGTCAAGTTCACCGCCTCCGGAACGGAAGCCACTTTGCTCGCCATGCGACTCGCCCGGGCATATACCGGTCGCGAAAAGATCCTCAAGTTCGCTGGTCACTTCCACGGTTGGCAGGACTATGCGCTGCCGGGCGAAAAGCCGCCGTTCGACGCGCAGCCGATCCCGGGGGTGCCTCGTGCTGTCCTCGAATCGGTCGTCGTGGCGCCGGTGAATGACCTCGACTTCGTGGAGCGCCGCCTGGCGGAAGGGGATATCGCAGCGGTGATCCTGGAACCCAGCGGTGCCTCGTGGGCCTCCATCCCCTTGCCCGAGGGCTTTCTGCATCGCCTGCGCGCCATCACCGAGCGGACAGGAACGCTGCTCATCTTCGACGAAGTGATCACCGGTTTCCGCTGGTCGCCCGGCGGCGTGCAGGGGCTGCTCGGCATCCGCCCCGACCTCACGACGATGGCCAAGATCGTCGCTGGTGGACTCCCCGGTGGGGCAGTCGGTGGGCGAGCCGACATCATGGCGCTTCTCGAGTTCCGCGACGATCCAGAGTGGAATCGCCGGCGCGTGGCGCATCCGGGAACGTTCAATGCCAACCCCTTGTCCGCTGCCGCCGGTTGTGCATGCTTGCAGCTCGTCGCCGATCCGGCTGTTCAGCGTCATGCCGATGCCATGGCGGCGCGCTTGCGTCGCGGGATGAATCACGTCCTGGTCACCCATGGGATACCCGGCTTCGTGTGGGGTGAAAGCTCGGTATTTCACATCGCGCTCGGCCACACCTGCACGAACCAGCGTGGCGAGGATATCCGCATGCCCGAGGGGGTCTCGCCGATCGTGCTGAAAACCGGCATGTCACCGGCACTCGCCACGACGCTCTACCAGGCAATGGTGAACGAAGGGGTCGATCTCTTCCACGGTGGGGGCCTCTTGAGCGTTGCCCACACGCCTGAGGACATCGACCGGACGATCGAGGCCTTCGAGCGCGCCGTGCTCCGGATGCGCGACGAGGGATGGTTCGAGCGATCGACGTGA
- a CDS encoding branched-chain amino acid transaminase yields MSGTHPRYLWWNGQQVRWEEATVHVTELGWSTVGAVFEGIRAYWNPETGEAYVFRLREHLERLLRSMRLVRLAPRWGIGELTEAILQLLRDNECREDTYIQPVAYRAAGPKTLSGFAEEAGLYIATRPMPSHLLSGKVVRARVSSWRRISDDIMPPRIKNISNYRNGQLAAMEAQLDGYDQAILLNVQGKVAEAPGACLMLVRDGKLVTPDITQSILESITRDTLLRLARDELGLVIEERPVDRTELYVADEVFLCGTAAEITPIGEIDRYPIGDGHPGPVTRALERLYHDIVRGIDPRRAEWRTPVGLATAVGTRPGDD; encoded by the coding sequence ATGAGCGGGACGCATCCTCGTTATCTCTGGTGGAATGGCCAGCAGGTACGCTGGGAAGAGGCGACTGTCCACGTGACCGAACTCGGCTGGTCGACGGTCGGTGCCGTGTTCGAGGGGATTCGCGCCTACTGGAATCCCGAAACCGGCGAGGCGTACGTCTTCCGGTTGCGCGAGCATCTGGAGCGATTGCTGCGTTCGATGCGCCTGGTGCGCCTGGCGCCGCGCTGGGGTATCGGGGAACTCACCGAGGCGATCCTGCAGCTTCTCCGCGACAACGAGTGCCGCGAGGACACGTACATCCAGCCGGTTGCGTACCGGGCAGCTGGACCGAAGACGCTGAGCGGCTTCGCAGAAGAGGCCGGGCTGTACATCGCAACGCGCCCGATGCCGTCGCATCTGCTGTCCGGCAAGGTCGTGCGCGCCAGGGTGAGTTCCTGGCGTCGCATCAGCGACGACATCATGCCGCCACGCATCAAGAACATCTCGAACTATCGCAATGGCCAGCTGGCTGCGATGGAAGCACAGCTGGACGGTTATGACCAGGCGATCCTTCTGAACGTACAGGGGAAGGTAGCGGAAGCGCCGGGCGCCTGCCTCATGCTCGTCCGCGATGGGAAACTCGTGACACCGGACATCACTCAGAGCATCCTGGAGAGCATCACCCGCGACACGCTGCTGCGGCTGGCGCGCGACGAACTCGGTCTTGTGATCGAGGAACGGCCGGTCGACCGCACGGAACTCTATGTCGCCGACGAGGTCTTCCTCTGCGGGACAGCGGCAGAAATCACACCGATCGGCGAGATCGACCGGTACCCGATCGGCGACGGTCATCCCGGGCCGGTCACGCGTGCACTGGAGCGGCTCTACCACGATATCGTGCGCGGGATCGACCCGCGCCGCGCAGAGTGGCGGACGCCGGTCGGGCTGGCGACGGCCGTTGGTACGCGCCCAGGTGATGATTGA
- the hslV gene encoding ATP-dependent protease subunit HslV has product MRESAVRHGTTILGVLRDGRVAIAGDGQVTAGDVVLKHRARKIRALAGGKVLAGFAGAVADALTLFEKFEQHLRTADGDLRRAAVELAKEWRSDRYLRRLEAQLLVADPRQLLMISGDGDVIEPDDGVAAIGTGGPYAAAAARALLRHTRMSAAEIARAAMEVAADLCVYTNHAVTILTAPPEHGENEHTHDDERPS; this is encoded by the coding sequence GTGCGCGAGAGCGCGGTGCGGCACGGAACCACCATCCTGGGTGTCCTCCGGGATGGCCGGGTCGCGATCGCTGGAGACGGCCAGGTGACGGCTGGCGACGTGGTGCTCAAGCATCGCGCGCGCAAGATCCGCGCGCTCGCTGGTGGCAAGGTACTGGCCGGCTTCGCCGGTGCGGTCGCTGATGCCCTGACCCTGTTCGAGAAATTCGAGCAGCATCTGCGGACCGCCGATGGTGACCTGCGCCGTGCCGCGGTCGAGCTGGCCAAGGAGTGGCGGTCCGATCGCTACTTACGGCGACTGGAGGCCCAGCTTCTGGTCGCCGATCCCCGCCAGCTCTTGATGATCTCCGGGGACGGAGACGTCATCGAGCCGGACGACGGCGTCGCCGCGATCGGCACGGGAGGACCCTACGCAGCGGCGGCGGCTCGCGCCCTCCTGCGCCATACCCGCATGAGTGCGGCGGAAATCGCTCGCGCTGCGATGGAGGTGGCCGCTGATCTTTGTGTCTATACCAACCACGCGGTGACGATCCTCACCGCACCACCCGAGCATGGAGAAAATGAGCACACGCATGATGACGAGCGTCCGTCCTGA